One part of the Pecten maximus chromosome 1, xPecMax1.1, whole genome shotgun sequence genome encodes these proteins:
- the LOC117339621 gene encoding uncharacterized protein LOC117339621 encodes MLATLIIKMELSKYLIFLCCLMRSEAVIPYPGDNAQVEDLVRYYFGLLYNSREICGFLLFVHGVLISTSTLKRMKLRLGLRRHACEVPLQIIIQKIIDMHRDGFCNLGYKAMWRLLNVVHGIRVTQNTVRACLSIMDVEGVYLRSRRCLRRRLYYSKGPNYLVHIDGYDKLKPFGVAIHGAIDGFSRKILWLKAGFSNNNPKLIANLYLKFIITLGRVPHIVRGDAGTENVLVKDLQTSLRMHHGDEMDGIRSYITARSSGNQRIERLWGTLRTTFTDFWRNKFQDMRDSGMLDTTNPLHIECIRFCYLPIIQEQLDIFVLNWNSHRIRAQRQLRIPHGIPDVLYHQPDIYETSDCSHPLPCNLETIDEIASEYTTEYPSRGCKDELLQILELATGMARDEIPRIQTLRDADEFLIALIQMFDQFNGPQ; translated from the exons ATGTTGGCGACGCTGATAATAAAGATGGAATTATCAAAG TACCTGATATTTCTGTGTTGTTTAATGCGGTCAGAGGCTGTTATTCCATACCCAGGCGATAATGCACAAGTTGAAGACCTAGTCAGATACTACTTCGGACTTTTGTATAATTCACGCGAAATATGcggttttcttttgtttgttcatGGAGTTCTCATAAGTACGTCAACACTGAAAAGAATGAAATTAAGACTTGGATTAAGGAGACACGCATGTGAAGTTCCATTACAAATAATAATACAGAAAATTATTGATATGCACCGAGATGGTTTTTGCAATTTAGGTTACAAAGCAATGTGGAGATTACTAAATGTTGTCCATGGGATAAGAGTAACTCAGAACACAGTAAGAGCATGTTTAAGCATCATGGACGTAGAAGGAGTGTATCTGAGATCAAGACGTTGCTTAAGACGGAGATTATATTATAGCAAAGGTCCTAACTACCTCGTACACATCGATGGATATGATAAGCTTAAACCGTTTGGTGTTGCTATTCATGGAGCTATAGATGGATTCTCAAGAAAGATATTGTGGTTAAAAGCTGGATTTTCTAATAACAATCCAAAATTAATTGCAAACTTATATCTTAAGTTCATCATCACGCTGGGAAGGGTTCCGCACATTGTAAGAGGAGATGCTGGTACCGAGAATGTATTAGTAAAGGACTTGCAAACGAGTCTCCGAATGCATCACGGTGATGAAATGGACGGCATTAGAAGTTACATTACAGCCAGATCAAGCGGTAACCAACGAATTGAACGTTTATGGGGTACCTTAAGAACTACATTCACTGACTTTTGGAGAAATAAATTCCAAGACATGAGAGATAGCGGCATGTTGGATACAACAAATCCTCTGCATATTGAATGCATACGATTTTGTTATTTACCCATCATTCAAGAACAATTGGATATATTCGTCTTGAACTGGAACTCTCACCGAATCAGAGCCCAACGACAACTCCGAATACCTCACGGAATCCCAGATGTACTTTACCATCAACCTGATATCTACGAAACTTCTGATTGCTCTCATCCACTTCCTTGTAATTTGGAGACCATAGACGAAATCGCAAGTGAATACACAACAGAATATCCGTCTCGAGGTTGTAAAGATGAGTTGCTGCAAATTCTTGAACTTGCAACTGGAATGGCTAGAGACGAAATTCCTCGTATTCAAACACTAAGGGATGCTGATGAGTTCTTGATTGCTTTGATACAGATGTTTGACCAATTTAATGGACCTCAATAA